One segment of Massilia sp. Se16.2.3 DNA contains the following:
- a CDS encoding integrase family protein, with the protein MAKIKFTAGRIEDFRCESAKLPAFLWDAAAPGLGLRASPGGAKAFIFQAKLNGQVIRITIGDPKTWTLLAAQNEARRLKVIVDGGQDPRQVKADQLAEEHAKRVAKASAVETARAEVIRQSVTLGEIWPLYIDTRKSKWSAGHLQNHMTLTAPGGEAKKRGKGVTVAGPMAPLMQLPLAQLTGQKISTWLEHEAATRPTNAAQSYRLLRAFIRWAADFPAYRDIVPPDAYNARAVRDALPKAQTKDGDSLQREQLTAWFAAVQKIKNPVISAYLQALLLTGARREELAGLRWGDVDFQWRSLTIKDKVEGERTIPLTPFVSWLLASLPRRNDWVFSSPTAEDGRLAEPRIAHTKALAAAGLPHVSLHGLRRSFGTLCEWVEMPSGISAQIMGHKPSALAEKHYRRRPLDLLRKWHDQIEAWVLEQAAVEFVVEPKQTSQPALA; encoded by the coding sequence GTGGCAAAAATCAAGTTTACGGCGGGGCGCATCGAGGATTTCCGCTGTGAGTCAGCGAAGCTTCCCGCCTTTCTTTGGGATGCAGCAGCGCCGGGATTGGGTCTCCGCGCTTCACCGGGCGGCGCAAAGGCGTTCATCTTTCAGGCGAAATTGAACGGCCAGGTCATCCGCATTACGATTGGCGATCCTAAGACCTGGACCCTGCTTGCTGCACAGAACGAAGCGCGCAGGCTCAAGGTGATCGTTGATGGCGGGCAAGACCCTCGTCAGGTCAAAGCAGACCAACTGGCTGAGGAACACGCTAAACGCGTCGCCAAGGCATCGGCCGTTGAGACCGCAAGAGCTGAGGTTATAAGGCAGAGCGTAACCCTCGGGGAAATATGGCCGCTTTATATCGATACACGCAAGTCAAAATGGAGCGCGGGGCATTTGCAGAACCACATGACGCTGACCGCACCCGGCGGTGAGGCGAAGAAACGTGGCAAGGGTGTGACTGTCGCCGGACCCATGGCCCCCTTAATGCAGCTGCCCCTGGCCCAGCTTACTGGACAAAAAATCTCGACGTGGCTTGAACATGAGGCGGCAACACGGCCAACCAATGCCGCGCAGAGCTATCGACTCTTGCGAGCATTCATTCGCTGGGCTGCCGATTTCCCTGCATACCGAGACATTGTGCCACCCGATGCATACAATGCGCGTGCGGTGCGGGATGCACTTCCAAAAGCACAGACTAAGGACGGCGACAGCCTGCAGCGAGAGCAGTTGACGGCATGGTTTGCCGCCGTGCAAAAGATCAAAAATCCAGTCATCAGCGCATACCTTCAAGCGCTGCTGTTGACGGGCGCACGTCGTGAAGAACTCGCCGGCTTGCGTTGGGGCGACGTTGACTTCCAATGGCGGAGCCTGACTATCAAGGACAAGGTCGAGGGCGAGCGCACCATCCCCCTCACGCCGTTCGTCTCGTGGCTTCTCGCGTCGCTACCCCGCCGTAACGACTGGGTGTTCAGCAGCCCGACTGCGGAAGACGGCAGGCTAGCTGAGCCGCGTATTGCCCACACCAAGGCTTTGGCAGCGGCAGGCCTGCCTCACGTTTCGTTGCACGGTCTCCGTCGTTCATTCGGCACCTTGTGCGAATGGGTTGAAATGCCGAGCGGCATCTCGGCGCAGATCATGGGCCACAAACCGAGCGCCCTGGCAGAGAAACACTACCGCCGGCGCCCTCTCGATCTACTGAGGAAATGGCATGATCAGATCGAAGCATGGGTGTTGGAACAGGCTGCAGTAGAGTTCGTGGTTGAACCTAAGCAGACCAGTCAGCCAGCACTCGCCTGA
- a CDS encoding type II and III secretion system protein family protein, whose amino-acid sequence MRTVSTAMPRQDAKRKAPRDAVYAPIQKPDDDGQIPEIQMFVGESRVFPAPNVARIVVGNGQIMSATALDGKEVIIFGNAAGTTTLFVWNEDGRYQRVKVNIMQGDISRVAREVAAFMAAIPNAKVSIVGDKVIVEGDALSDEDRDKVGELAKRYPQIVNFTSAVGWEKMVMMDVKVVEFPKSELRELGLKWTANGGAAIGGVWGPIRRGTDGPYQIGIPTGDNGLPITDIPPNGAANPNGGGGVTIPQSLNVLGALNMGLSAKLNLLAQNGTASVLAEPQLSARSGVKASFLAGGEFPYAVTTIQGPSVMFKQYGIKLDVEPRIGRDGIIRAVIDSEVSSIDQSVTTAAGPALLTRRTKTEFNARSGETIVLSGLLQRNISSDIDKVPGLGNIPILGALFRSKRYQNKETELVVFVTPTIVDAHSPGLVDRVNKTTERLSDRLDKSPYLSDPLQPGKDAQKFNQGPGAGATVPRSDSNMPPAPARAPVAGEPPVAMRATGADTPGATALLVLRDGLVLRAEPSDASAALLELGYHAVVDAGTLEAPAGLSGKWRHVAVGQVRGWVRADSVAAADQQAAPRAADSGAVARKAAGGTMLAQVAKPAVEDRAAADRQYRVVLDGLAVHVSPDINSVVVAKLGGNQLVNGAAAAKGSWMPIESGAVRGWVSAQWLQNVAMAN is encoded by the coding sequence ATGCGCACCGTGAGCACCGCCATGCCGCGCCAGGACGCGAAGCGCAAGGCGCCGCGCGACGCCGTCTACGCCCCGATCCAGAAACCCGACGACGACGGCCAGATCCCGGAAATCCAGATGTTCGTGGGCGAGTCGCGCGTGTTCCCGGCGCCGAATGTCGCCCGTATCGTGGTCGGCAACGGCCAGATCATGTCGGCCACCGCCCTCGACGGCAAGGAAGTCATCATCTTCGGCAACGCCGCCGGCACCACCACCCTGTTCGTGTGGAACGAGGATGGCCGCTACCAGCGCGTCAAGGTCAACATCATGCAGGGCGACATCAGCCGCGTCGCGCGTGAGGTGGCCGCCTTCATGGCCGCCATCCCCAACGCCAAGGTCTCGATCGTCGGCGACAAGGTCATCGTCGAGGGCGACGCCCTGTCCGACGAAGACCGCGACAAGGTCGGCGAGCTGGCCAAGCGTTATCCGCAAATCGTCAACTTCACCAGCGCGGTCGGCTGGGAAAAGATGGTCATGATGGACGTCAAGGTCGTCGAGTTCCCGAAAAGCGAGCTGCGTGAACTGGGCCTGAAATGGACCGCCAACGGCGGCGCCGCCATCGGTGGCGTGTGGGGACCGATCCGTCGCGGCACCGACGGACCCTACCAGATCGGTATTCCGACTGGCGACAACGGCTTGCCGATTACCGACATTCCACCGAACGGCGCTGCGAATCCGAACGGGGGAGGGGGCGTGACGATCCCGCAGTCGCTGAACGTGCTCGGCGCCCTGAATATGGGCCTGTCCGCCAAGCTCAACCTGCTGGCGCAGAACGGTACCGCCAGCGTGCTGGCCGAACCACAACTGTCCGCGCGCAGCGGCGTCAAGGCCAGCTTCCTGGCCGGCGGCGAGTTCCCCTATGCGGTCACGACCATCCAGGGCCCGTCGGTGATGTTCAAGCAGTACGGCATCAAGCTCGACGTCGAGCCGCGCATCGGCCGCGACGGCATCATCCGCGCTGTCATCGATTCCGAGGTCAGCTCGATCGACCAGTCGGTCACGACGGCCGCCGGTCCGGCCTTGCTCACGCGCCGCACCAAAACCGAGTTCAACGCACGCAGCGGCGAAACCATCGTCCTCTCCGGCCTCCTGCAGCGCAATATCAGCAGCGACATCGACAAGGTGCCGGGCCTGGGCAACATCCCGATCCTCGGTGCGCTGTTCCGCTCGAAGCGCTACCAGAACAAGGAAACCGAGCTGGTCGTGTTCGTGACGCCAACCATTGTCGATGCCCATAGCCCGGGCCTGGTGGACCGCGTCAACAAGACCACCGAGCGCCTGTCCGACCGTCTCGACAAGTCGCCTTACCTGAGCGACCCGCTGCAGCCTGGCAAGGATGCGCAGAAGTTCAACCAGGGCCCGGGCGCGGGCGCGACCGTGCCACGCAGCGACAGCAACATGCCGCCGGCTCCGGCCCGGGCACCGGTCGCCGGCGAACCGCCGGTCGCCATGCGCGCAACCGGCGCCGATACCCCGGGCGCCACCGCGCTGCTGGTCCTGCGCGACGGCCTGGTGCTGCGCGCCGAACCGTCCGATGCCAGCGCCGCGCTGCTGGAACTCGGCTACCACGCCGTGGTCGATGCCGGCACGCTGGAAGCGCCGGCGGGTCTGTCCGGCAAGTGGCGCCATGTCGCGGTCGGCCAGGTCAGGGGCTGGGTACGCGCCGACAGCGTGGCCGCCGCCGACCAGCAGGCGGCGCCGCGCGCGGCCGACAGCGGCGCTGTTGCGCGCAAGGCGGCAGGCGGCACGATGCTGGCGCAAGTCGCCAAGCCTGCCGTTGAGGACCGCGCCGCTGCCGACCGCCAGTACCGCGTCGTCCTCGACGGCCTGGCCGTCCACGTGAGCCCGGACATCAATTCGGTCGTCGTCGCCAAGCTCGGCGGCAACCAGCTGGTCAACGGCGCGGCTGCCGCGAAAGGCAGCTGGATGCCGATCGAATCCGGTGCGGTGCGTGGCTGGGTCTCGGCCCAGTGGCTGCAAAACGTCGCCATGGCAAACTAA
- a CDS encoding Tad domain-containing protein gives MTPIHRPFRQLARQRGQALIYGIFILFGALIATFFLFNTGQMSAEKTRLVNTADAVAYSAGVMHARALNFNAYTNRAMLANETTVAQMVSVSSWLRYSNQHMNRINPMLCQYYYAIPLVTATLEYVPLCYALTYKVVAQPVLTAAQNAFNAIGPATVAASELVKKAQQAAQLAAFVALPLSRKEVMEDVANANYKDDGTISVDTLPLTDNWTLFDGGFFIKQRTTAGNERARFRSLELAIVNRDTFVVDRSWTSQSPWPCILLPVGRANHTGSTTLNGYTSWRANDNATFTIRTWKWSLFNSGCKQTFSYTLGTGSQIAATSSSGNYKYSGVPSYFDLSDNALKYGPSNPSAAKKDDPKLQFAIRLTRDKAQQKTSEGRSQIKPSGRLAVYNSNQAGNVMAAVSTSEVFFDRSHAPRADGRRELASLFNPYWQVHLVPNSDAVTAAAIALQGAGP, from the coding sequence ATGACGCCCATCCATCGCCCGTTTCGTCAACTCGCACGCCAGCGCGGACAAGCATTGATCTACGGGATATTCATCCTGTTCGGCGCGCTCATCGCAACCTTCTTCCTGTTTAACACCGGCCAGATGTCCGCGGAAAAAACGCGACTGGTCAATACCGCCGACGCCGTGGCCTACAGCGCCGGGGTGATGCACGCACGTGCACTGAATTTCAACGCCTACACCAATCGCGCTATGCTCGCCAACGAGACGACGGTCGCGCAGATGGTGAGCGTGTCGTCCTGGTTGAGGTACTCCAATCAGCACATGAACCGCATCAATCCGATGCTGTGCCAATACTATTACGCCATTCCGCTCGTCACCGCGACACTCGAGTACGTGCCCCTGTGCTATGCCCTGACCTACAAGGTCGTGGCGCAACCGGTGCTGACTGCCGCGCAAAATGCCTTCAATGCCATCGGTCCTGCTACCGTTGCCGCCTCCGAGTTGGTGAAGAAAGCCCAGCAGGCCGCCCAGCTCGCCGCGTTCGTCGCCCTTCCCCTGTCACGCAAAGAAGTGATGGAAGACGTCGCCAACGCCAACTATAAAGACGACGGGACCATCTCCGTCGATACCCTTCCGCTGACGGATAACTGGACGCTGTTCGATGGCGGCTTCTTCATTAAACAACGCACCACCGCCGGCAACGAGCGCGCTCGTTTCCGCTCGCTCGAGCTGGCAATCGTCAACAGGGACACCTTCGTCGTCGATCGCTCCTGGACGTCGCAGTCCCCCTGGCCGTGTATTCTGCTGCCGGTAGGACGGGCCAACCACACGGGCTCCACGACCCTGAACGGCTACACCAGCTGGCGGGCAAACGACAATGCGACGTTCACGATCCGCACCTGGAAGTGGAGTCTGTTTAACTCCGGCTGCAAACAGACTTTCTCCTACACGCTCGGTACCGGCAGCCAGATTGCCGCTACGTCCAGCAGCGGCAACTACAAGTATTCCGGTGTGCCGAGCTACTTCGATTTGTCCGACAACGCGCTGAAGTACGGCCCCTCCAATCCGAGCGCCGCGAAGAAGGACGATCCGAAGCTGCAATTCGCCATCCGTCTCACCCGCGACAAGGCGCAACAGAAAACTTCGGAAGGCCGCTCGCAGATCAAGCCGTCGGGCCGCCTGGCTGTTTACAACAGCAACCAGGCCGGGAACGTCATGGCGGCGGTCTCCACTTCCGAAGTCTTCTTCGACCGGTCGCACGCGCCGCGGGCCGACGGTCGCCGTGAGCTTGCCAGCCTGTTCAATCCATACTGGCAGGTCCATCTCGTCCCGAACTCGGACGCCGTGACGGCGGCCGCCATCGCATTACAAGGAGCAGGACCTTGA
- a CDS encoding MBL fold metallo-hydrolase — protein MIFRQLFEPLSSTYTYLIGCQETGQAVLIDPVIVTIDRDLEEVRRLGLTLAYSVDTHVHADHITAALELKKMVGSKIAAPAAERVSCADINLEEGKPFRVGSMEFQPLHTPGHTSGHFSYVLGDRAFTGDALLIEGCGRTDFQQGDSDVLFQSVRGKLFALPDDTLVYPAHDYQDRWVSTVMQEKKRNPRLGGERTIEQFREIMAGLNLPYPKFIDYAVPGNKECGVCPTDLPTNLDKYCQQMTESPQG, from the coding sequence ATGATTTTCCGCCAGCTATTTGAACCTTTATCCAGCACCTATACGTATCTCATCGGCTGCCAGGAAACAGGCCAAGCAGTCCTGATCGATCCCGTAATCGTCACGATCGATCGCGATCTGGAAGAAGTGCGGCGTCTGGGGCTTACGCTCGCCTATAGCGTCGATACGCATGTCCATGCTGATCACATTACCGCGGCGCTCGAACTGAAGAAGATGGTCGGCAGCAAAATAGCGGCTCCTGCTGCAGAGCGGGTTTCCTGTGCTGATATAAACCTGGAGGAGGGAAAACCATTCAGGGTTGGCAGTATGGAATTCCAGCCTCTTCACACGCCAGGCCATACATCCGGCCATTTCAGCTATGTGCTCGGTGATCGTGCATTCACGGGCGACGCGCTGCTGATCGAAGGCTGCGGGCGAACCGATTTTCAGCAGGGTGATTCGGATGTGCTTTTTCAAAGCGTGCGTGGAAAATTGTTTGCATTACCTGATGACACGCTCGTGTATCCGGCACACGACTACCAGGACCGATGGGTATCGACTGTCATGCAAGAAAAAAAGCGCAATCCACGGCTTGGTGGTGAGCGCACGATCGAGCAATTCCGGGAGATTATGGCTGGCCTCAATTTGCCATATCCGAAATTCATCGACTACGCGGTGCCAGGGAATAAAGAATGCGGAGTTTGTCCAACGGACTTGCCGACAAACCTTGATAAATATTGCCAACAGATGACGGAAAGCCCGCAGGGCTAG
- a CDS encoding type II secretion system F family protein gives MSSNSNEVLIAFTVVIAVAAALLAWFLIDMGTVTLARYRASFTERARFQAQEFFLFIDARKLFVANLAMMVLVPALVWMISGKALLVIPVLLMMGFFPRFLYARMRAKRMEKFEHQLPDALMMLSGGMRAGVGLSAAIAQLVAEAPAPPGQEFSLLLREQRLGVTLEQSLNNLSRRVPTQTTVLVVSAMRIATETGGGLAETLERTAHTIRSRLQMEGKIAALTAQGKLQAWVVGLLPVGLMLVLNKMEPEAMSFLWDSRIGWATLAVLTVLEAMGVYVIRKIIAIDV, from the coding sequence ATGAGCTCGAACAGCAACGAAGTCCTGATCGCCTTTACGGTTGTCATCGCGGTCGCGGCGGCGCTGCTGGCCTGGTTCCTGATCGACATGGGCACCGTGACGCTGGCACGCTACCGCGCCAGCTTTACCGAGCGCGCGCGCTTCCAGGCCCAGGAGTTCTTCCTCTTCATCGACGCCCGCAAGCTGTTCGTGGCCAACCTGGCGATGATGGTGCTGGTGCCGGCCCTGGTCTGGATGATCTCCGGCAAGGCGCTGCTGGTCATCCCGGTCCTGCTGATGATGGGCTTTTTCCCGCGCTTCCTGTACGCCCGCATGCGCGCCAAGCGCATGGAGAAGTTCGAGCACCAGCTGCCGGACGCGCTGATGATGCTCTCGGGCGGCATGCGCGCGGGTGTCGGCCTGTCGGCCGCGATCGCCCAATTGGTGGCGGAAGCGCCGGCGCCCCCGGGGCAGGAGTTCTCCCTGCTGCTGCGCGAGCAGCGCCTTGGGGTGACGCTCGAGCAGAGCCTGAACAACCTGTCGCGCCGCGTGCCGACCCAGACCACGGTGCTGGTCGTCTCCGCCATGCGCATCGCCACCGAGACCGGCGGCGGCCTGGCCGAGACGCTCGAGCGCACCGCGCACACGATCCGTTCGCGCCTGCAAATGGAAGGCAAGATCGCGGCGCTGACGGCGCAGGGCAAGCTGCAGGCATGGGTGGTGGGCCTGCTGCCGGTCGGGCTGATGCTGGTATTGAACAAGATGGAACCCGAAGCGATGTCCTTCCTCTGGGACAGCAGGATCGGCTGGGCCACGCTGGCCGTGCTGACCGTGCTCGAGGCAATGGGCGTGTACGTAATCCGGAAGATCATCGCGATCGACGTGTAA
- the cpaB gene encoding Flp pilus assembly protein CpaB: MLIVALVIGGGAALAARSYLNRQMASIEAKAKGSTVTAIVAKGDIPKGTRLSAENMALRPIPVEFAHSVAVTPDDFERIDGQVLAYPVKSGEMIMWGLLETQKVPTFSARVETGRRAMTVPVDEINSISGMLEPGDTIDLMVSLDREGKKFTFPLLQSVDVMATGQRSEDDPKGGEPRQYTTVTVNTSPAEARQLIAAREMGKLTALLRNPQDKGPFDEKRYDVAGLLGLDGQAPRIKATGGRGPRRVAVIYGGPNVSNLPPEALRLARAASPAPEPAPAAVPPATAP, encoded by the coding sequence GTGCTCATCGTCGCGCTCGTCATCGGCGGCGGGGCTGCGCTTGCAGCGCGCAGTTACCTGAACCGCCAGATGGCGTCGATCGAGGCCAAGGCCAAGGGCTCGACGGTCACGGCGATCGTTGCCAAGGGGGATATTCCCAAGGGCACGCGACTATCGGCCGAGAACATGGCGCTGCGCCCGATCCCGGTCGAATTCGCCCATTCGGTGGCGGTCACGCCGGACGACTTCGAGCGCATCGACGGCCAGGTGCTGGCCTATCCGGTCAAGAGCGGCGAGATGATCATGTGGGGCCTGCTCGAAACCCAGAAGGTGCCGACCTTCTCGGCACGCGTCGAAACGGGCCGTCGCGCCATGACGGTGCCGGTCGACGAGATCAACTCGATCTCCGGCATGCTCGAGCCGGGCGACACCATCGACCTGATGGTCTCGCTCGACCGCGAAGGCAAGAAGTTCACCTTCCCGCTGCTGCAAAGCGTGGACGTGATGGCGACCGGCCAGCGATCGGAGGACGACCCTAAGGGCGGCGAGCCGCGCCAGTACACGACGGTGACCGTGAACACCTCGCCGGCCGAGGCACGCCAGCTGATCGCCGCGCGCGAAATGGGCAAGCTGACGGCGCTGCTGCGCAATCCGCAGGACAAGGGACCATTCGACGAGAAGCGCTACGACGTTGCAGGCCTGCTGGGCCTGGATGGCCAGGCACCGCGCATCAAGGCTACCGGAGGCCGCGGGCCGCGCCGCGTGGCCGTGATCTACGGTGGTCCGAACGTGTCGAACCTGCCGCCGGAAGCGTTGCGCCTGGCGCGCGCGGCAAGCCCTGCGCCCGAGCCCGCGCCTGCCGCGGTGCCGCCCGCCACGGCCCCTTGA
- the dsbG gene encoding thiol:disulfide interchange protein DsbG, with the protein MAIAAVTFASFVHAAQPVPAVLNGAVSAGVKVVKQFPAPSGLTGWVLAQGGKHSIVYTTADKKTLIAGVLIDERGQNLSSVHEAAQVPQTDLSAAFAKLEKSAFVAEGTARNPKSVIYAFVDANCPFCHYLWQAVQPYEAAGLQVRWIPVATLGPTSMPKAISVLAAKDKVAAFRQMEENHGKPWTAPAGVSESSHPAIATSIQANGEAMAAFGIGGTPGIVWRDKQGKIRVKSGMPRLSEIPSMTGLPAQRNTNPALEKFM; encoded by the coding sequence ATGGCGATCGCTGCCGTCACTTTCGCGTCCTTCGTCCACGCCGCGCAGCCGGTGCCGGCGGTACTGAACGGTGCGGTCAGCGCTGGCGTGAAGGTCGTCAAACAGTTTCCCGCCCCGTCGGGCCTGACGGGCTGGGTACTGGCGCAGGGCGGGAAGCATTCCATCGTCTACACGACGGCCGATAAAAAGACGCTGATCGCGGGCGTACTAATCGACGAACGCGGCCAGAATCTGTCGTCAGTCCACGAAGCGGCCCAGGTGCCGCAAACCGACCTCTCCGCAGCCTTCGCCAAGTTGGAGAAGTCCGCCTTTGTGGCCGAGGGCACGGCGCGCAATCCGAAGAGCGTCATCTATGCCTTTGTGGATGCGAATTGCCCCTTCTGCCATTACCTCTGGCAGGCGGTCCAGCCATACGAAGCAGCGGGCTTACAGGTGCGCTGGATCCCGGTGGCGACGCTGGGCCCGACGAGCATGCCCAAGGCGATTTCCGTGCTTGCCGCCAAGGACAAGGTGGCAGCGTTTCGGCAAATGGAAGAAAACCATGGCAAGCCGTGGACGGCGCCGGCCGGCGTGAGCGAATCCTCGCACCCCGCGATCGCAACCTCGATTCAAGCGAATGGCGAGGCAATGGCAGCATTCGGCATCGGCGGGACACCGGGCATCGTATGGCGGGACAAGCAGGGGAAAATCAGGGTCAAGAGTGGTATGCCCCGCCTTTCAGAGATCCCTTCAATGACCGGTTTGCCCGCGCAGAGAAACACAAATCCAGCCTTGGAGAAGTTTATGTAG
- a CDS encoding helix-turn-helix domain-containing protein has protein sequence MSVFAKRMKEARLRAGLSQEKLGVLAGIDEMSSSARMNQYERGKHEPDFSLVERVAKVLDVPECYFYCKDDDVALVLVQMHQVPAGQKQEMIGAVRRVLADWSA, from the coding sequence ATGTCCGTCTTCGCTAAGCGAATGAAAGAAGCTCGACTCAGGGCTGGGTTGTCACAGGAAAAGCTCGGCGTCCTGGCAGGGATCGATGAAATGTCATCGAGCGCGCGTATGAATCAGTACGAACGGGGCAAGCATGAGCCAGACTTTTCGCTGGTCGAGCGGGTGGCGAAAGTTCTCGACGTTCCTGAATGCTATTTCTACTGCAAGGACGATGATGTCGCCTTGGTTCTGGTCCAGATGCACCAAGTCCCCGCAGGTCAGAAACAAGAAATGATCGGCGCAGTCAGGCGAGTGCTGGCTGACTGGTCTGCTTAG
- a CDS encoding ATPase, T2SS/T4P/T4SS family, with the protein MLQVEITSPDGSQQLVQVPDDSVIGKARENEIRLNSWRVGKEHARLFKTPGGVLLEDMGAFGGVFVNEKRIETQHGPLAANDIIGVGPYKLRVMEIGDAGGVVQAASPTSRSTSAAYRNQNATEALQAARVATEKAQHEAQSARAAVPARPAAADAPADYPMVLAPVEGLKALEFEWRKRIHTHLLETMDLRRHDVSRMSDTQLRAETGGLVQEIIDLHDEEIPRELDRALLSKQVLDEAVGLGPLEELLADDSISEIMVNRFDQIYVERKGRLQRHPLTFTGDRAVQGVIERIVAPLGRRIDESSPMVDARLKDGSRVNAIIPPLALKGPTLTIRKFAKRKLTVEDLVEFDALSPEMAEFLQICVEARKNIIVSGGTGSGKTTLLNILSNFIPAGERIITVEDAAELQLHHEHLISLESRPANVEGKGAVHIRDLVKNTLRMRPDRIVVGECRGAEALDMLQAMNTGHEGSLTTLHANTPRDGLARLETMVLMAGMDLPLGAIREQITSAVDMVVQQTRFACGSRKVTSITELSGMESGKIQIQELFKFVNKGYGAGGDHGGNKVQGYFTGCGMVPTFYEELRAAGADLDMRIFDPVDAERPAGTLTQDGRA; encoded by the coding sequence ATGTTACAAGTAGAAATCACCAGCCCGGACGGCTCGCAGCAGCTGGTCCAGGTACCCGATGACAGCGTCATCGGCAAGGCCCGCGAGAACGAGATTCGCCTCAACAGCTGGCGCGTGGGCAAGGAGCATGCGCGCCTGTTCAAGACCCCGGGCGGCGTGCTGCTCGAGGACATGGGCGCCTTCGGCGGCGTCTTCGTCAACGAAAAGCGCATCGAGACCCAGCACGGTCCGCTGGCCGCCAACGACATTATCGGCGTCGGCCCTTATAAACTGCGCGTGATGGAGATCGGCGACGCCGGCGGCGTCGTCCAGGCGGCGTCGCCCACTTCGCGTTCGACCTCGGCCGCCTACCGCAACCAGAACGCCACCGAGGCCCTGCAGGCGGCGCGCGTGGCCACCGAGAAGGCCCAGCACGAGGCACAGTCGGCGCGCGCAGCGGTGCCTGCGCGCCCTGCAGCGGCCGACGCGCCGGCTGATTATCCAATGGTATTGGCCCCGGTCGAGGGCCTGAAGGCGCTCGAATTCGAATGGCGCAAGCGCATCCACACGCACCTGCTGGAAACGATGGACCTGCGCCGCCATGACGTCTCGCGCATGAGCGACACGCAGCTGCGCGCCGAGACCGGTGGGCTGGTACAGGAAATCATCGACCTGCACGACGAGGAAATCCCGCGCGAACTCGACCGCGCCCTGCTGAGCAAGCAGGTGCTCGACGAGGCCGTGGGCCTGGGCCCGCTGGAAGAACTGCTGGCCGACGACAGCATTTCCGAGATCATGGTCAACCGCTTCGACCAGATCTATGTCGAGCGCAAGGGCCGCCTGCAGCGCCACCCGCTGACCTTCACGGGGGACCGCGCGGTGCAGGGCGTGATCGAGCGCATCGTGGCGCCGCTGGGCCGCCGCATCGACGAATCCTCGCCGATGGTCGACGCGCGCCTGAAGGACGGTTCGCGCGTCAACGCCATCATCCCGCCGCTGGCGCTGAAGGGCCCGACGCTCACCATCCGTAAGTTCGCCAAGCGCAAGCTCACCGTGGAAGACCTGGTCGAATTCGACGCGCTCAGCCCGGAGATGGCCGAGTTCCTGCAGATCTGCGTGGAAGCGCGCAAGAACATCATCGTCTCGGGCGGTACCGGTTCCGGTAAAACCACGCTCCTGAACATCCTGTCGAACTTCATTCCGGCGGGCGAGCGCATCATCACCGTGGAAGACGCGGCGGAACTGCAGCTGCACCACGAGCACCTGATCAGCCTGGAGTCGCGCCCGGCCAACGTGGAAGGCAAGGGCGCCGTCCACATCCGCGACCTGGTCAAGAACACGCTGCGTATGCGTCCCGACCGCATCGTCGTCGGCGAGTGCCGCGGCGCCGAGGCGCTCGACATGCTGCAGGCCATGAACACCGGCCACGAGGGTTCGCTGACCACGCTGCACGCGAATACCCCGCGCGACGGCCTGGCACGACTGGAAACGATGGTGCTGATGGCGGGCATGGACCTGCCGCTCGGCGCCATTCGCGAGCAGATCACCTCGGCGGTGGACATGGTGGTGCAGCAGACCCGCTTTGCCTGCGGCTCGCGCAAGGTCACCAGCATCACCGAGCTGAGCGGCATGGAAAGCGGCAAGATCCAGATCCAGGAGCTGTTCAAGTTCGTCAACAAGGGCTATGGCGCGGGCGGCGACCACGGCGGCAACAAGGTGCAGGGTTACTTCACCGGCTGCGGCATGGTACCGACCTTCTACGAAGAGTTGCGCGCCGCCGGGGCCGACCTCGACATGCGCATTTTCGACCCCGTCGATGCCGAGCGCCCGGCTGGCACCCTGACCCAGGATGGACGCGCATGA
- a CDS encoding pilus assembly protein: MKKFIARSRQLGQGMTEYIIIVALIAVAAIAVTQLFGTTVRSQMGAIAKEVGGDNAGSTIAEAKAAGGAAATAAAKKRSLSTYGDQEQTGSAGTN; the protein is encoded by the coding sequence ATGAAAAAATTTATCGCACGTAGCCGTCAACTTGGTCAGGGCATGACTGAGTACATCATCATCGTCGCGCTGATCGCCGTCGCCGCAATCGCAGTGACCCAGCTGTTCGGCACGACCGTTCGTTCGCAGATGGGCGCGATCGCCAAGGAAGTTGGCGGCGATAACGCCGGTTCGACCATCGCCGAAGCGAAAGCCGCTGGTGGCGCTGCTGCAACCGCTGCTGCGAAAAAACGTTCGCTGTCGACCTACGGCGACCAGGAGCAAACCGGTTCGGCTGGCACCAACTAA